Proteins from a genomic interval of Phlebotomus papatasi isolate M1 chromosome 3, Ppap_2.1, whole genome shotgun sequence:
- the LOC129805455 gene encoding apoptotic chromatin condensation inducer in the nucleus isoform X1, which translates to MRRKTKGSGSSESPEKPAATRRSTRRGRASPVEEVNASDGESSSESEEYSHKKTRRAAGRRTARSKGSSGSDREAKMSKSRGRKRGASKKREEPVVEEEEDEEEIQREGQEAEVSESILPDEANDDAEEEQENGGEKVSIEIVPADPVPHVTEDSESGFPQRTSSPEHVELYDDDVHMKTLSPERPSVSVREEGEAQSTPSDGQQEPQEDQERRPETPPMQEEQKESDEEDEKQERASKRSSSPEEGELPDQSVDGGSKGAESPEHNHSKSERNSEDEEPRKKTSVKEVKEVVFVGKLTRNDGKANVDEQGKKKRRWMSKKPSAQSILAISTDSLKPLIADVKPVPLVDVKLDLTSDPEPGQDEEDNESEEEGALSPKDKRDPPTVEKTVDPEAVKTSTEVPHPIGLNRKIVLVNDDVKTVKPPTPPKNTSSCILYITNLVRPFTVLQLKGLLARTGKIVENGFWIDKIKSKCYVQYETEDQAVETRHALHGVRWPTSNPKCLHVDFGAEVDMQKAIESTAEDLAKHADASRGERIVVGWERERIEGGIREQTTRPIREWDVGKKDEREKERDRDQRGRRERSREREEVVKRSTEGSFGRERRRSLSTSPARKFKKENDPPIRLLDDLFRKTKATPSIYWLPLTAEQIAVKEETRRKNLQEHQRRMDELRKERNRDRDRERDRERDRERDRDRDRHDRSRRDRSRSRDRRYR; encoded by the exons atgCGTCGCAAAACAAAAGGTAGTGGTTCGAGTGAAAGCCCAGAAAAGCCAGCAGCCACAAGGAGATCAACAAGACGTGGCCGAGCATCTCCGGTGGAGGAGGTCAATGCATCCGATGGTGAAAGTAGTTCGGAGAGTGAGGAGTACTCACACAAGAAGACGCGACGGGCAGCTGGAAGGCGTACTGCACGTTCTAAAGGGTCTTCTGGGTCTGATCGTGAagctaaaatgtcaaaatcaagGGGGAGAAAGAGAGGTGCTTCAAAGAAAAGGGAGGAACCCGTTGTGGAGGAAGAAGAGGATGAGGAGGAGATTCAGCGTGAGGGCCAGGAAGCCGAAGTGTCAGAATCAATTTTGCCGGACGAGGCAAATGATGATGCGGAGGAGGAACAGGAAAATGGGGGTGAAAAGGTAAGCATTGAAATTGTTCCAGCGGATCCTGTGCCGCATGTAACAGAGGATAGTGAAAGTGGTTTTCCACAACGAACCTCCAGTCCCGAACATGTTGAACTCTATGATGATGATGTCCATATGAAGACATTGAGTCCAGAACGGCCAAGTGTGAGTGTCCGGGAGGAGGGTGAAGCCCAAAGTACACCCTCAGATGGACAACAAGAGCCACAGGAGGATCAGGAGCGTCGTCCAGAGACGCCACCGATGCAGGAGGAGCAGAAAGAGAGTGATGAGGAAGATGAGAAGCAGGAGAGAGCCTCAAAGAGATCAAGTTCACCGGAAGAAGGTGAACTGCCGGATCAGAGTGTCGATGGGGGCAGCAAAGGGGCAGAATCCCCAGAGCACAATCATTCCAAATCCGAACGCAATAGTGAGGATGAGGAGCCGAGGAAGAAGACTTCGGTGAAGGAGGTGAAAGAAGTTGTCTTTGTGGGGAAGCTCACACGGAACGATGGGAAGGCTAATGTTGATGAGCAGGGCAAGAAAAAGCGTCGTTGGATGTCCAAGAAACCATCAGCACAGAGTATCCTGGCCATTTCTACGGATTCCCTAAAGCCACTGATTGCCGATGTGAAACCAGTTCCGCTGGTGGATGTCAAGTTGGATTTGACATCGGATCCTGAGCCTGGGCAGGATGAGGAGGACAATGAGAGCGAAGAGGAAGGAGCACTCTCACCCAAAGACAAAAGAGATCCACCTACAGTGGAAAAAACTGTGGATCCTGAAGCAGTGAAGACATCGACTGAAGTTCCTCATCCTATTGGACTGAACCGGAAGATTGTGCTGGTGAATGATGATGTGAAGACAGTAAAGCCACCGACTCCACCCAAAAACACTTCATCGTGCATTCTGTACATCACAAATCTCGTGAGACCCTTTACGGTGCTCCAGCTCAAAGGACTGCTCGCCAGGACGGGAAAGATTGTGGAGAATGGCTTCTGGATTGATAAGATCAAATCAAAGTGCTATGTGCAGTACGAGACGGAAGA TCAAGCGGTGGAAACTCGACATGCTCTCCACGGTGTCCGATGGCCAACGTCAAATCCCAAATGTCTCCATGTGGACTTTGGTGCTGAAGTGGACATGCAGAAAGCTATTGAGTCCACAGCTGAGGATCTGGCCAAGCATGCTGACGCTAGTCGTGGAGAGAGGATCGTCGTGGGATGGGAGAGAGAAAGAATTGAAGGTGGAATACGG GAGCAGACAACGAGGCCCATTCGCGAATGGGATGTCGGGAAGAAGGATGAACGGGAGAAGGAGAGAGATCGCGATCAACGTGGACGACGCGAGCGGAGCCGAGAACGCGAGGAGGTGGTAAAGAGGAGCACCGAGGGATCATTTGGACGTGAAAGAAGACGATCACTATCAACGTCACCAG CACGGAAATTCAAGAAGGAAAATGATCCGCCAATTAGATTACTAGATGATCTATTTCGCAAGACAAAAGCTACACCAAGTATTTATTGGCTGCCATTAACAGCTGAACAG ATTGCGGTGAAAGAGGAGACTCGGAGGAAGAATTTGCAAGAGCATCAGAGGCGCATGGATGAGTTGAGGAAGGAACGCAATCGCGATCGTGATCGTGAACGCGATCGTGAGCGCGATCGTGAACGCGATCGCGACAGAGATCGACACGATCGAAGTCGACGTGATCGATCGAGAAGTCGCGATCGTCGGTACCGCTaa
- the LOC129805455 gene encoding apoptotic chromatin condensation inducer in the nucleus isoform X2, producing MRRRFSVRARKPKCQNQFCRTRQMMMRRRNRKMGVKSPEHVELYDDDVHMKTLSPERPSVSVREEGEAQSTPSDGQQEPQEDQERRPETPPMQEEQKESDEEDEKQERASKRSSSPEEGELPDQSVDGGSKGAESPEHNHSKSERNSEDEEPRKKTSVKEVKEVVFVGKLTRNDGKANVDEQGKKKRRWMSKKPSAQSILAISTDSLKPLIADVKPVPLVDVKLDLTSDPEPGQDEEDNESEEEGALSPKDKRDPPTVEKTVDPEAVKTSTEVPHPIGLNRKIVLVNDDVKTVKPPTPPKNTSSCILYITNLVRPFTVLQLKGLLARTGKIVENGFWIDKIKSKCYVQYETEDQAVETRHALHGVRWPTSNPKCLHVDFGAEVDMQKAIESTAEDLAKHADASRGERIVVGWERERIEGGIREQTTRPIREWDVGKKDEREKERDRDQRGRRERSREREEVVKRSTEGSFGRERRRSLSTSPARKFKKENDPPIRLLDDLFRKTKATPSIYWLPLTAEQIAVKEETRRKNLQEHQRRMDELRKERNRDRDRERDRERDRERDRDRDRHDRSRRDRSRSRDRRYR from the exons ATGAGGAGGAGATTCAGCGTGAGGGCCAGGAAGCCGAAGTGTCAGAATCAATTTTGCCGGACGAGGCAAATGATGATGCGGAGGAGGAACAGGAAAATGGGGGTGAAAAG TCCCGAACATGTTGAACTCTATGATGATGATGTCCATATGAAGACATTGAGTCCAGAACGGCCAAGTGTGAGTGTCCGGGAGGAGGGTGAAGCCCAAAGTACACCCTCAGATGGACAACAAGAGCCACAGGAGGATCAGGAGCGTCGTCCAGAGACGCCACCGATGCAGGAGGAGCAGAAAGAGAGTGATGAGGAAGATGAGAAGCAGGAGAGAGCCTCAAAGAGATCAAGTTCACCGGAAGAAGGTGAACTGCCGGATCAGAGTGTCGATGGGGGCAGCAAAGGGGCAGAATCCCCAGAGCACAATCATTCCAAATCCGAACGCAATAGTGAGGATGAGGAGCCGAGGAAGAAGACTTCGGTGAAGGAGGTGAAAGAAGTTGTCTTTGTGGGGAAGCTCACACGGAACGATGGGAAGGCTAATGTTGATGAGCAGGGCAAGAAAAAGCGTCGTTGGATGTCCAAGAAACCATCAGCACAGAGTATCCTGGCCATTTCTACGGATTCCCTAAAGCCACTGATTGCCGATGTGAAACCAGTTCCGCTGGTGGATGTCAAGTTGGATTTGACATCGGATCCTGAGCCTGGGCAGGATGAGGAGGACAATGAGAGCGAAGAGGAAGGAGCACTCTCACCCAAAGACAAAAGAGATCCACCTACAGTGGAAAAAACTGTGGATCCTGAAGCAGTGAAGACATCGACTGAAGTTCCTCATCCTATTGGACTGAACCGGAAGATTGTGCTGGTGAATGATGATGTGAAGACAGTAAAGCCACCGACTCCACCCAAAAACACTTCATCGTGCATTCTGTACATCACAAATCTCGTGAGACCCTTTACGGTGCTCCAGCTCAAAGGACTGCTCGCCAGGACGGGAAAGATTGTGGAGAATGGCTTCTGGATTGATAAGATCAAATCAAAGTGCTATGTGCAGTACGAGACGGAAGA TCAAGCGGTGGAAACTCGACATGCTCTCCACGGTGTCCGATGGCCAACGTCAAATCCCAAATGTCTCCATGTGGACTTTGGTGCTGAAGTGGACATGCAGAAAGCTATTGAGTCCACAGCTGAGGATCTGGCCAAGCATGCTGACGCTAGTCGTGGAGAGAGGATCGTCGTGGGATGGGAGAGAGAAAGAATTGAAGGTGGAATACGG GAGCAGACAACGAGGCCCATTCGCGAATGGGATGTCGGGAAGAAGGATGAACGGGAGAAGGAGAGAGATCGCGATCAACGTGGACGACGCGAGCGGAGCCGAGAACGCGAGGAGGTGGTAAAGAGGAGCACCGAGGGATCATTTGGACGTGAAAGAAGACGATCACTATCAACGTCACCAG CACGGAAATTCAAGAAGGAAAATGATCCGCCAATTAGATTACTAGATGATCTATTTCGCAAGACAAAAGCTACACCAAGTATTTATTGGCTGCCATTAACAGCTGAACAG ATTGCGGTGAAAGAGGAGACTCGGAGGAAGAATTTGCAAGAGCATCAGAGGCGCATGGATGAGTTGAGGAAGGAACGCAATCGCGATCGTGATCGTGAACGCGATCGTGAGCGCGATCGTGAACGCGATCGCGACAGAGATCGACACGATCGAAGTCGACGTGATCGATCGAGAAGTCGCGATCGTCGGTACCGCTaa